Proteins encoded in a region of the Candidatus Saccharimonadia bacterium genome:
- a CDS encoding glycosyltransferase family 39 protein has protein sequence MKSYSNRTIAKLAHIIQNQQAWIAGGLLAVMAVLGFGSMAGNSAIVDEVAHISAGYSYLHYQDYRLNPEHPPLLKDLAALPLQFTPLKFPLDLPAWKTDVNGQWETGWNFLYHLGNDADKILLLSRLPLLLLALAFGAVLYWIVRRRWGTGTALLALFFYALSPNILAHATLVTTDVGASIFMVIALAAFVWFVERPTKMTFWWLSLAIAGAQLAKFSGILLYAFLGLVSIGLALVLRRPASLGARMRTYVGGLVGASVVSLAWVWLYYIPQVWRMPTAVQDALIQGSFDSRFRALADGLAAINHLPLMKPLVQYLLGVLMVFGRVTGGNVTYFNGQVSNQSFHTYFPELFVLKTQIGLLILMVVLVGLVLWAWRGTPRREWPARWAASIRGHLFEWVLGLFAAFYFGFSTAGNLNLGIRHILPVYVPLFVLVAVGTVKLMRRLAAGRWARQAVAALALLLVWYGGSTVATYPSYLSYFNEFIGGGANAGRYFSDSNVDWGQDLKRLVGYVKAHPEIHHIAVDYFGGGVPQYYFCQRRYDDAGNLVTLADGYDCSRSVFEQWRADYGPYKGQYIAVSETFLENDRFYAQKDHRPGYEYLRVRQPVAQIGNSIYVYKLY, from the coding sequence ATGAAGTCTTACTCCAATCGTACCATAGCCAAGCTCGCACACATCATACAGAACCAACAGGCCTGGATCGCCGGAGGGCTGCTGGCGGTGATGGCGGTGCTCGGTTTTGGCAGTATGGCCGGCAATTCGGCCATCGTGGACGAGGTGGCGCACATTTCGGCGGGATACTCGTATTTGCATTATCAAGACTACCGGCTTAACCCGGAGCACCCGCCGCTTCTCAAAGACTTGGCGGCGCTGCCGCTGCAGTTTACGCCTCTCAAATTTCCGCTCGACCTGCCAGCGTGGAAAACGGATGTGAATGGTCAGTGGGAGACGGGCTGGAATTTCTTGTATCACTTGGGCAACGATGCCGACAAGATTCTGTTGTTGTCGCGGCTGCCGTTGTTGCTGCTGGCGCTGGCCTTTGGGGCGGTGCTGTATTGGATCGTGCGGCGGCGTTGGGGCACCGGCACGGCTCTGCTGGCGCTGTTTTTCTATGCGCTCAGTCCGAATATTTTGGCTCATGCCACGCTGGTGACGACCGATGTGGGGGCGAGTATCTTCATGGTGATCGCACTGGCGGCGTTTGTGTGGTTTGTGGAACGGCCGACGAAGATGACGTTTTGGTGGTTGTCGCTAGCGATTGCGGGCGCGCAGCTCGCGAAGTTTTCGGGAATTTTGTTGTACGCGTTTTTGGGTTTGGTAAGCATCGGTTTGGCTCTGGTGTTGCGGCGTCCGGCGAGCCTGGGGGCGCGGATGCGAACGTACGTGGGCGGCTTGGTGGGGGCGAGCGTCGTCAGCTTGGCATGGGTGTGGCTGTATTACATTCCGCAGGTGTGGCGGATGCCGACGGCGGTGCAGGATGCGCTCATCCAGGGATCGTTTGATAGCCGGTTTCGGGCGCTGGCGGATGGTTTGGCGGCCATCAACCACTTGCCGCTGATGAAGCCGCTGGTGCAGTATTTGCTTGGTGTGCTGATGGTGTTTGGGCGCGTGACGGGCGGGAACGTGACGTACTTTAACGGGCAGGTGTCGAACCAGAGTTTTCATACGTATTTCCCGGAGCTGTTTGTGCTCAAGACCCAGATTGGGCTCTTGATATTGATGGTGGTGTTGGTGGGGCTCGTGCTGTGGGCGTGGCGCGGCACCCCCAGGCGTGAGTGGCCGGCCCGCTGGGCGGCGTCGATTCGGGGTCATTTGTTTGAGTGGGTGCTGGGTTTGTTTGCGGCGTTTTATTTTGGGTTTTCGACAGCCGGTAACCTGAATTTGGGCATTCGGCACATTTTGCCCGTGTATGTGCCACTGTTTGTATTGGTGGCGGTGGGTACGGTGAAGCTGATGCGGCGGCTGGCGGCTGGGCGCTGGGCGCGTCAAGCGGTGGCGGCATTAGCGCTGCTTTTGGTGTGGTACGGCGGCAGCACGGTGGCGACGTATCCGAGCTACTTGTCGTACTTTAATGAGTTTATCGGTGGCGGGGCGAATGCGGGGCGTTATTTTTCGGACTCTAACGTGGATTGGGGTCAGGATCTGAAGCGGCTTGTGGGCTACGTGAAGGCGCATCCGGAAATTCATCATATTGCGGTGGATTACTTTGGCGGCGGCGTGCCGCAATACTACTTCTGTCAGCGGCGGTATGACGATGCGGGTAATTTGGTGACATTGGCGGATGGGTATGATTGTTCGCGGAGCGTGTTTGAGCAGTGGCGGGCAGATTATGGACCGTATAAGGGCCAGTACATCGCGGTATCGGAGACGTTTCTCGAGAACGACCGGTTTTACGCTCAAAAGGATCACCGGCCGGGGTATGAGTATTTGCGCGTGCGCCAACCCGTAGCCCAGATTGGCAATAGTATTTACGTTTATAAACTGTATTAG
- a CDS encoding YbaB/EbfC family nucleoid-associated protein, with protein MFEKSKALFELKKIQSALSKEIIEVETGNGAVKVRINGEQKIQKITLDEAVIRGTEMAKVEKWIESAITQAITRSQQLAAEKMRSVAGGLGLPGL; from the coding sequence ATGTTCGAAAAAAGTAAGGCCCTGTTTGAGCTCAAGAAAATTCAGAGTGCACTCTCCAAGGAAATCATTGAGGTAGAGACCGGAAATGGCGCCGTCAAGGTGCGCATCAACGGCGAGCAAAAAATCCAAAAAATCACCCTCGACGAAGCCGTCATTCGCGGCACCGAGATGGCCAAGGTCGAAAAATGGATCGAATCCGCCATCACCCAAGCCATCACTCGCTCGCAGCAGCTTGCCGCCGAAAAAATGCGCAGCGTCGCCGGCGGATTGGGGCTACCCGGGCTGTAG
- a CDS encoding HAD family hydrolase produces the protein MAKHYQYILLDWDGNLANTLDLWMAATRSVLARHGHYPDDQTLGASLGHFEVAFARLGVENPRAAINDIRDEVTANLPQAPLYPDALEVLQHLKSRGKNLALVTTGWRPMIDAALQHHELTGLFDIVITGDDVTHHKPHAEPLQKALAALGGIKDQAIMIGDTEKDIGSAHNAGIDSILFLPPQHAPFYDFEDMLAHRPTHAITDFRDIMGLIA, from the coding sequence GTGGCAAAACACTACCAATACATTCTGCTCGACTGGGACGGCAATCTCGCCAACACCCTCGACCTCTGGATGGCCGCCACGCGCAGCGTTTTGGCCCGCCACGGGCATTATCCCGACGACCAAACCCTCGGTGCCAGCCTCGGCCACTTTGAAGTAGCCTTCGCCCGCCTCGGCGTGGAAAACCCCCGCGCCGCTATAAACGACATCCGGGACGAAGTCACCGCCAACCTACCTCAGGCCCCCCTGTACCCCGATGCACTCGAGGTCCTCCAACACCTCAAGTCCCGCGGCAAAAACCTCGCCCTCGTCACCACCGGCTGGCGACCCATGATCGACGCCGCCCTGCAGCACCACGAGCTCACCGGGCTATTCGACATCGTCATCACCGGCGATGACGTCACCCACCACAAACCCCACGCCGAACCGCTCCAAAAAGCCCTAGCCGCCCTGGGCGGCATCAAAGACCAGGCCATCATGATCGGCGACACCGAAAAAGACATCGGCAGCGCCCACAATGCCGGCATCGACTCCATCCTCTTTCTCCCACCCCAGCACGCCCCTTTCTACGACTTCGAGGACATGCTGGCGCACCGCCCCACCCACGCCATCACCGATTTTCGCGATATAATGGGGCTTATTGCGTAG
- the recR gene encoding recombination mediator RecR: MIPSSVERLITELGRLPGVGPRTAERLAFFMLKNDPTRASALGAAVDGLHAGVRNCRVCFNFAEADECEVCRSPSRLHNLIAVVEEPFDVVAVEKTGQYQGLYHVLGGVISPIDGMGPDRLEIASLITRVRSGGVDEVILATNPSLEGESTAMYIRAQLEPTGVKLTRLARGLPVGGDLEYADQITLGRALQGRQAF; encoded by the coding sequence ATCATCCCCTCATCCGTCGAACGCCTCATCACCGAGCTCGGTAGACTCCCGGGCGTCGGGCCGCGCACGGCCGAACGACTGGCTTTTTTTATGCTCAAAAATGACCCCACCCGCGCCAGCGCCCTCGGTGCCGCGGTCGATGGGCTCCACGCCGGCGTGCGCAATTGCCGCGTCTGCTTCAATTTTGCCGAGGCCGATGAATGCGAGGTCTGCCGCTCGCCCAGCCGCCTGCACAATCTCATCGCCGTCGTCGAGGAGCCCTTCGACGTGGTGGCGGTCGAAAAAACCGGCCAGTACCAGGGCCTCTACCATGTGCTCGGCGGCGTCATTTCGCCCATCGACGGCATGGGCCCCGACCGCCTCGAAATCGCCAGCCTCATCACCCGCGTGCGCAGCGGGGGAGTCGACGAAGTCATCCTCGCCACCAACCCGTCGCTCGAAGGCGAATCCACCGCCATGTACATCCGTGCTCAACTCGAACCCACCGGCGTCAAGCTCACGCGGCTCGCCCGCGGCTTGCCCGTAGGGGGCGACCTCGAGTATGCTGACCAAATTACGCTCGGCAGGGCACTCCAAGGAAGACAGGCATTTTGA
- a CDS encoding inositol monophosphatase encodes MIDHETYLAFATKLAHQAGDIMLEHFQIGIDRDTKTDNTPVTVADLKINQLVIDTVRQTYPTHSILAEEGSHLEPNATHVWVCDPIDGTFPYTLGVPTSTFSLALVVAGKPEVAVIYDPYTKRLYRATVGKGAFVNDQRLQVSSHISLKNTHVGVAVYKTEQLDIAGLNAELMEQGIWGLSYLCITYEGTLVALGQFSGATFAFTSPWDIAALKLIVEEAGGTVTDLYGREQRYDQPIRGAIISNSHVHDTLVSIVKKHLLP; translated from the coding sequence TTGATCGACCACGAAACGTATCTCGCATTTGCCACCAAACTGGCCCACCAGGCCGGCGACATCATGCTCGAGCATTTCCAGATCGGAATCGACCGCGACACCAAAACCGACAACACTCCCGTCACCGTCGCCGACCTCAAAATCAACCAGCTCGTCATCGACACCGTCCGGCAAACCTACCCCACCCACAGCATCCTCGCCGAAGAGGGGAGTCACCTCGAGCCAAACGCCACCCACGTTTGGGTCTGCGACCCCATCGACGGCACATTTCCCTACACCCTCGGCGTGCCCACCAGCACGTTCTCGCTGGCCCTGGTAGTTGCGGGCAAGCCCGAAGTCGCTGTCATTTACGACCCGTACACCAAGCGGCTCTATCGCGCCACCGTGGGCAAAGGAGCCTTCGTCAACGATCAACGCCTCCAAGTAAGTTCCCATATCTCCCTGAAAAACACTCACGTGGGGGTCGCCGTTTACAAAACCGAGCAACTCGACATCGCCGGCCTCAACGCCGAGCTCATGGAGCAAGGAATTTGGGGGCTATCGTACCTGTGCATCACCTACGAAGGCACGCTCGTGGCCCTTGGCCAGTTTTCGGGCGCCACCTTCGCGTTTACCTCGCCCTGGGACATTGCCGCGCTCAAGCTCATCGTCGAAGAGGCCGGCGGCACCGTCACCGATCTCTACGGGCGCGAGCAGCGCTATGACCAACCCATCCGCGGCGCCATCATTTCCAACAGCCATGTCCACGACACATTGGTTTCGATCGTTAAAAAGCACCTGCTACCGTGA
- a CDS encoding DUF1653 domain-containing protein: MTDLKQDLAAAGKLVTVGARYRHYKGGEYQVLQLALLEATTEPCVVYQAQYGDRLSFIRPLTNWLQSVESDGRRIQRFTKLVQ, encoded by the coding sequence GTGACCGATCTCAAGCAAGACCTCGCAGCCGCGGGCAAACTCGTCACCGTCGGCGCACGCTACCGCCATTACAAGGGCGGCGAATACCAGGTACTCCAGCTGGCGCTACTCGAAGCCACCACCGAGCCCTGCGTCGTGTATCAAGCCCAATACGGCGACCGCCTGAGCTTCATCCGTCCGCTCACCAATTGGCTCCAGTCCGTCGAATCAGACGGACGCCGTATCCAACGCTTCACCAAGCTTGTACAATAA
- a CDS encoding DHH family phosphoesterase, with the protein MKSQLSHLAAAVADATTILILQPDSPDGDSLGTALGLEEILGDLGKTVAMYAYKAPESYLHGLEGWDRVSQDLPKSFDLTILVDTGAPALIKSALEHHFAALTSKPFFIIDHHVSRQPFGFTVTEIVEEAVATSELVTRICLELDWPINEAAAGKLASALLSDSLGLTTSGTTARSVEALAELTRRGANLYELYKTKREAGAITSDLLHLKGKLLESVEFYEDGKLAVAEITPDMVAKYKDIAEPYTLILNEMQWTKGVELVAVFKNYGSKINVPLRSTTGVAAPIAEIFGGGGHPNAAAYRTKGTHIRTEIDLLVKTFHDYLTKQPAA; encoded by the coding sequence ATGAAATCACAGCTCTCCCACCTCGCCGCAGCCGTGGCCGATGCCACCACCATTCTCATTCTCCAACCCGATTCGCCCGACGGCGACAGCCTCGGCACCGCCCTCGGGCTCGAGGAAATCCTCGGCGATCTCGGCAAAACAGTTGCCATGTACGCCTACAAAGCCCCCGAATCCTATCTGCACGGCCTCGAGGGCTGGGACCGCGTGTCGCAAGACCTGCCAAAATCGTTCGACCTCACCATCCTCGTCGACACCGGCGCACCCGCGCTCATCAAATCCGCGCTCGAGCACCACTTTGCCGCGCTCACCTCCAAGCCGTTTTTCATCATCGATCACCACGTCTCGCGACAGCCTTTTGGCTTTACCGTCACCGAAATCGTCGAAGAGGCCGTCGCTACGAGCGAGCTCGTCACCCGCATCTGCCTCGAGCTCGATTGGCCCATCAATGAGGCGGCGGCCGGCAAACTCGCCTCGGCGCTGCTCAGCGATTCGCTCGGCCTCACCACCTCCGGCACCACCGCAAGGAGCGTCGAGGCCCTCGCCGAGCTCACTCGCCGCGGCGCCAACCTCTACGAGCTCTACAAAACCAAGCGCGAGGCCGGCGCTATCACCTCAGATTTGCTCCACCTCAAGGGCAAATTGCTCGAATCGGTCGAATTTTACGAAGATGGCAAGCTCGCCGTCGCCGAAATCACCCCCGACATGGTGGCCAAATACAAAGACATCGCCGAACCCTACACGCTCATATTAAACGAAATGCAATGGACCAAAGGCGTCGAGCTCGTCGCCGTGTTCAAAAATTACGGCTCCAAAATCAACGTCCCCCTGCGCTCCACCACCGGCGTCGCGGCCCCCATCGCCGAAATCTTCGGCGGCGGCGGTCACCCCAACGCCGCCGCTTACCGCACCAAAGGCACCCACATCCGCACCGAAATTGACCTGCTCGTAAAAACCTTCCACGATTACCTCACAAAGCAACCCGCCGCATGA
- a CDS encoding HD domain-containing protein, with translation MNHTPELLSQLQQLVAGVSNIERHHYHPGTDQHENVAEHSLSVATLSWFLHQHVASTTNLDLVLKYAIIHDFVEIYADDVHTFADPKARQRKEVDEAKALGRLTSELTYFPDITTCLQDYQAMASPEARFVWSVDKIQAYILGNLDEWRPYREYPVSLEQFQAKQAEHLEQCTPELQPIFRDLIAYTLKTY, from the coding sequence ATGAATCACACGCCCGAGCTCCTCAGCCAACTCCAACAGCTCGTAGCCGGCGTCAGCAACATCGAGCGCCATCACTACCACCCCGGCACCGATCAACACGAAAACGTCGCCGAGCATAGCTTGTCGGTGGCGACCTTGTCCTGGTTTCTCCACCAACACGTCGCGTCGACCACCAATCTCGACCTCGTACTCAAATATGCCATCATCCACGATTTTGTCGAAATCTACGCCGACGACGTACACACTTTCGCCGACCCCAAAGCCCGCCAGCGCAAAGAAGTTGACGAAGCCAAAGCCCTCGGCCGACTAACCAGCGAATTAACCTACTTCCCCGATATCACCACTTGCCTCCAAGACTACCAAGCCATGGCTAGTCCCGAAGCCCGGTTCGTCTGGAGCGTCGACAAAATCCAAGCCTACATTCTCGGCAACCTCGATGAGTGGCGACCGTACCGCGAGTACCCCGTTAGCCTCGAGCAATTTCAAGCCAAACAAGCCGAGCATCTCGAGCAGTGCACCCCCGAATTACAACCCATTTTTCGCGACCTCATAGCCTACACCCTCAAAACCTATTAA
- the cysS gene encoding cysteine--tRNA ligase: MKLHNTLTRTVEDLEPHSPGTVTLYTCGPTVYDYAHIGNLRKFIFDDVLRRTLEATGLTVRHVMNITDVGHLVADEDESILSEDKFEKGARREGKSVWDVAAQYTEAFKADMKALNVLPPNVDPKRTQNHAAGDPYARATDFIPEQIDMVERLLKNGYAYQTQQAIYFDIQKLAGYGKLTGQDLGDKEVGARSEVVTDPHKHHPHDFAVWFFTTGHFADHTMRWPSPWGDGFPGWHLECSAIIHATLGDPIDIHTGGIDHIGTHHPNEMAQTEGAFGHDLARLWVHSEHLLVEGAKMSKSKDNFYTLANLTEQGFHPLAFRLLMLQAHYRSQLNFTLESLDSAQNTLLNLYAWADLKHQTGLAEIRLGDDDLSQFLDRIKLALADDLSTTRALAELFGYSTSLAPGMTLSPEDFEPLLASLDDLFGLRLAGRPDINDAAKALIAERETAREAKNWAAADKLRKQLAKHDLEISDTPNGPRWRRATTRL, encoded by the coding sequence ATGAAACTCCACAACACGCTCACCCGCACCGTCGAAGACCTCGAGCCGCACTCGCCCGGCACCGTCACGCTCTACACCTGCGGCCCCACCGTGTACGATTACGCTCACATCGGCAACCTGCGCAAGTTCATCTTCGACGATGTGCTGCGCCGCACGCTTGAAGCCACCGGCCTCACCGTCCGCCACGTCATGAACATCACCGACGTCGGCCACCTCGTCGCCGACGAAGACGAATCGATCCTCAGCGAAGACAAATTCGAAAAAGGCGCCCGCCGCGAAGGCAAATCCGTCTGGGACGTCGCCGCCCAGTACACCGAGGCGTTCAAAGCCGACATGAAAGCCCTCAATGTTTTGCCCCCCAACGTCGACCCCAAGCGCACCCAAAACCACGCCGCGGGCGACCCCTATGCCCGCGCCACCGACTTCATCCCCGAGCAAATCGACATGGTGGAGCGCTTGCTCAAAAACGGCTACGCCTACCAGACGCAGCAGGCTATCTACTTCGACATCCAAAAACTCGCAGGTTACGGCAAACTCACCGGCCAAGACCTGGGAGACAAAGAAGTCGGCGCCCGCAGCGAGGTCGTCACCGACCCCCACAAGCACCACCCCCACGACTTTGCCGTCTGGTTTTTCACCACCGGCCACTTCGCCGACCACACCATGCGCTGGCCCAGCCCTTGGGGCGACGGCTTCCCCGGCTGGCATCTCGAGTGCTCAGCCATCATCCATGCCACCCTCGGCGACCCCATCGACATCCACACCGGCGGCATCGACCACATCGGCACCCACCACCCCAACGAAATGGCCCAAACCGAGGGTGCCTTTGGCCACGATCTCGCCCGCCTGTGGGTCCACAGCGAACATTTGCTCGTCGAAGGCGCCAAAATGTCCAAATCCAAAGACAATTTCTACACCCTGGCCAACCTCACGGAGCAGGGCTTCCACCCTCTGGCATTCCGCTTGCTCATGCTCCAAGCCCATTACCGCAGCCAGCTCAATTTCACCCTCGAATCGCTCGACAGCGCCCAAAACACCCTGCTCAACCTCTACGCCTGGGCCGACCTCAAGCACCAAACCGGCCTCGCCGAAATTCGCCTGGGCGACGACGATCTCAGCCAATTTCTCGATCGGATCAAGCTCGCCCTGGCCGACGACCTCTCCACCACCCGAGCGCTAGCCGAACTATTTGGCTACAGCACCAGCCTAGCACCCGGCATGACCCTCAGCCCCGAAGACTTCGAGCCGCTGCTCGCCTCCCTCGACGACCTCTTTGGCCTGCGTCTCGCCGGCCGCCCCGACATCAACGACGCCGCCAAAGCCCTCATCGCCGAACGCGAAACCGCTCGCGAGGCCAAAAACTGGGCTGCTGCCGACAAACTCCGCAAGCAGCTCGCCAAACACGATCTCGAAATCAGCGACACCCCCAACGGCCCCCGCTGGCGCCGCGCCACGACCAGACTCTAG
- a CDS encoding AI-2E family transporter, whose translation MNISSRTVVKVLGITALFVGMLLAAYMLRIQLVWMGTAFFLSVALNPSVEQLRRLVRSRSLAVASVFLLAGALLAFLLVALVPPLIHQSERLAQNLPHYTDELVNGHSVVSEQIRNYHLVDRVKNSQTELIRYVSSAGGSFFSVLQRLFASFAAGLTILVLTIFMLLEGPHWVEAFWRVVPEKRRVHGRELAGEMYKAVTGYVLGYLLMSLFAASITAILLTILGVPYAVPLGILVGIFDWLPLVGATIGAAVVVIAALFSSNSAGLVMLIFFLIYQQVENHVLQPLVQGRTVKMSPLLVLVSVLVGVGLGGFLGAIVAIPVGASVQILARDLARHRLAIRR comes from the coding sequence ATGAATATTTCTTCCCGCACGGTAGTAAAGGTCCTTGGTATTACGGCGTTGTTTGTGGGAATGCTGCTGGCGGCCTATATGCTTCGCATCCAGTTGGTGTGGATGGGCACGGCGTTTTTCTTGAGTGTGGCGCTGAATCCGTCGGTGGAGCAGCTTAGGAGGCTGGTGCGTAGCCGATCGCTGGCGGTGGCGAGCGTGTTTTTGCTGGCGGGGGCGTTGTTGGCGTTTTTGTTGGTGGCGCTGGTGCCGCCGCTGATTCACCAGAGCGAACGATTGGCGCAAAATTTGCCGCACTATACCGATGAGTTGGTGAACGGGCACTCGGTGGTGTCGGAACAGATCAGAAACTACCATCTGGTGGATCGAGTGAAGAATAGCCAGACAGAGCTGATTCGCTACGTGTCTTCGGCGGGCGGTTCGTTCTTTTCGGTGTTGCAGCGATTGTTTGCCAGCTTTGCAGCTGGGTTGACGATTTTGGTACTTACTATTTTTATGTTGCTCGAGGGGCCGCACTGGGTGGAGGCGTTTTGGCGAGTGGTTCCCGAGAAGCGGCGGGTGCATGGGCGCGAACTGGCTGGCGAAATGTACAAGGCGGTCACCGGATATGTGCTGGGTTATTTGCTGATGAGCCTGTTTGCGGCTAGCATTACAGCCATTTTGCTAACTATTTTGGGCGTGCCGTATGCGGTGCCGTTGGGCATTTTGGTGGGGATTTTCGATTGGCTGCCGCTGGTGGGCGCAACGATTGGTGCGGCTGTGGTGGTGATTGCGGCGCTGTTTAGCTCGAATTCGGCAGGACTGGTGATGCTGATATTCTTCTTGATTTACCAGCAGGTTGAAAATCATGTATTGCAGCCCTTGGTGCAGGGGCGCACGGTGAAGATGTCTCCCCTCTTGGTGTTGGTTTCGGTGCTTGTTGGTGTGGGCTTGGGCGGGTTTTTGGGCGCCATCGTGGCTATTCCGGTGGGTGCGAGTGTGCAAATATTGGCGCGTGACTTGGCGCGTCATCGGCTGGCGATTCGTCGCTAG
- a CDS encoding NADP-dependent oxidoreductase, translated as MKAVQFCEFGGPERLQIVDLPQPAVGRGEVLVRVKAAGLNPGESMIRQGLLEDFFPTKLPCGEGSDFAGIVQELGQGLTDFKLGDEVVGYTDNRASHAEFVLADVDKLTLKPKGVSWEVGGSLFVAGNTAIASVEAVGMKSGDTVVIAGAAGGVGAIASQLAVIRGAHVIGIASENYHEWLYAHGITPVDYHGDTATQIRRLADVVDAFIDTVGDGYVELALELGVSPERINTTIDFQAAHRYQAQSKGSADANGKQTLQTLLRYIDEGELEVPIARTFSIDRVRDAYIYMEEEHELGKTAIRF; from the coding sequence CTGAAAGCGGTGCAATTTTGTGAGTTTGGCGGCCCCGAAAGATTGCAGATTGTCGATTTGCCGCAGCCTGCGGTTGGTCGAGGCGAAGTTCTCGTACGGGTGAAAGCGGCCGGCCTTAACCCTGGCGAGTCTATGATTCGGCAGGGACTACTTGAAGATTTCTTTCCGACCAAACTACCGTGCGGCGAAGGATCCGACTTTGCTGGTATCGTCCAAGAATTAGGCCAAGGCCTAACAGATTTCAAATTGGGTGATGAGGTTGTTGGCTATACGGACAATCGGGCAAGTCATGCCGAATTCGTATTAGCGGACGTAGATAAGCTGACGCTCAAACCGAAAGGTGTTTCCTGGGAAGTCGGCGGCTCACTATTTGTGGCTGGCAACACGGCAATAGCGTCAGTTGAGGCAGTTGGCATGAAGTCCGGCGATACAGTGGTGATAGCTGGGGCTGCTGGTGGCGTCGGTGCTATAGCTAGCCAATTGGCGGTCATACGTGGAGCGCATGTTATAGGAATAGCGAGCGAGAACTACCATGAATGGTTATATGCTCACGGAATTACACCAGTGGATTACCATGGCGATACTGCGACACAAATACGCAGACTAGCAGATGTAGTCGATGCCTTTATTGACACGGTAGGTGACGGTTACGTAGAGCTGGCCTTAGAACTAGGCGTAAGCCCAGAACGCATCAATACAACCATTGATTTCCAAGCGGCACATAGATACCAAGCTCAGTCCAAAGGTTCGGCAGACGCTAACGGCAAACAAACTCTACAGACCTTATTGCGTTATATAGATGAGGGAGAGCTTGAAGTTCCTATTGCGCGAACATTCTCGATAGATCGGGTGCGAGATGCTTACATCTATATGGAAGAAGAGCACGAGCTTGGGAAGACGGCGATAAGATTCTAG
- a CDS encoding SDR family oxidoreductase: protein MTKDNRKVALITGANKSIGFEVARQLGEQGIHVLIGARDEGRGKAAVEQLTSQNILATYLSLDVTDGTSIKKAAAQISKEFGKLDILVNNAGISGGNIRTPPSQTDIDVVRQVYETNVFGVTSVTIAMIPLLRLADQARIVNVSSSLGSLNMALDPNDMFYGINSLQYQSSKAALNAITIEFAKELEGEGIKVNAACPGFVDTDFNGHRGTKSAKQAATIIVKLSTLGADGPTASFRDEDGELPW, encoded by the coding sequence ATGACAAAAGATAATCGTAAAGTCGCGCTCATAACGGGGGCAAATAAAAGTATCGGCTTTGAAGTGGCACGACAACTAGGTGAACAAGGTATACATGTGCTGATTGGCGCGAGAGATGAAGGTCGTGGTAAGGCTGCGGTCGAGCAGTTGACTTCTCAGAACATTCTCGCAACCTACCTTTCGCTTGACGTGACCGATGGTACAAGTATTAAAAAGGCTGCTGCTCAGATATCCAAAGAATTCGGTAAACTCGATATCTTGGTTAATAATGCTGGAATATCAGGGGGTAATATACGCACACCACCAAGCCAGACCGATATAGACGTAGTGCGCCAGGTCTATGAAACGAATGTTTTTGGCGTGACGAGCGTGACAATTGCCATGATTCCATTGCTCAGATTGGCAGACCAAGCTCGGATTGTAAACGTTTCGAGTAGCCTAGGCTCACTTAACATGGCACTTGATCCAAATGACATGTTTTACGGTATCAACAGTTTGCAATACCAATCTTCAAAGGCTGCTCTCAATGCCATTACGATTGAGTTTGCTAAAGAATTAGAGGGCGAGGGCATAAAAGTAAATGCAGCCTGTCCAGGATTTGTCGATACCGACTTCAACGGCCATCGTGGCACGAAGTCAGCCAAACAAGCAGCAACTATTATTGTGAAGTTAAGCACTCTCGGAGCAGACGGTCCTACTGCTAGTTTCCGGGATGAGGATGGTGAGCTGCCTTGGTAG